The proteins below are encoded in one region of Gemmatimonadota bacterium:
- the prfB gene encoding peptide chain release factor 2 (programmed frameshift) — translation MADLSERAAGLKQRVVELRDFLDVPRKTARLTDLEGRQGDPAFWADSERARELVQEIKALKAWITPHSDLSARVDDASGMLELLELEPDASMEADIATELDKITAGLDKLEMQTMLQGPDDQRDALLTIHPGAGGTESQDWAQMLMRMYVRWAERRGFAVTILDLMEGDEAGIKSATIEIKGQYAYGFLKAEKGVHRLVRISPYDSQARRHTSFASVFVYPDIDDTIVIDIRDEDIKMDVYRASGAGGQHINKTSSAVRLTHMPTGTVVACQQERSQHKNKDTAMKMLRAALYALKLEEQEAAKAVLEATKSDNSWGNQIRSYVFQPYTMVNDHRTELKLTDVHAVMDGDLDELIEAYLKRNGGTAA, via the exons ATGGCTGATCTTTCCGAACGCGCAGCGGGCTTGAAGCAGCGAGTCGTCGAACTCCGAGACTTTCTT GACGTCCCGCGGAAGACGGCGCGGCTGACGGACCTGGAAGGACGACAAGGCGATCCCGCGTTCTGGGCGGATTCGGAGCGTGCCCGGGAACTGGTGCAGGAAATCAAGGCGCTGAAGGCGTGGATCACGCCGCACAGCGACCTCTCGGCGCGCGTCGACGATGCCAGCGGCATGCTCGAGTTGCTCGAACTTGAGCCCGATGCGTCGATGGAAGCGGACATCGCCACGGAGCTCGACAAGATCACGGCGGGTCTCGACAAGCTCGAGATGCAGACGATGCTGCAGGGCCCCGACGACCAGCGCGATGCGCTGCTCACGATCCATCCGGGCGCCGGCGGCACCGAGTCGCAGGACTGGGCCCAGATGCTCATGCGGATGTATGTCCGCTGGGCGGAACGGCGCGGCTTCGCGGTGACGATCCTCGACCTGATGGAAGGCGACGAAGCCGGCATCAAGTCGGCCACGATCGAAATCAAGGGCCAGTATGCCTACGGCTTTCTCAAGGCGGAGAAGGGCGTGCACCGGCTGGTGCGCATCTCCCCCTACGACTCGCAGGCGCGCCGGCACACCTCCTTCGCGTCGGTGTTCGTCTATCCCGACATCGACGACACGATCGTGATCGACATCCGCGACGAGGACATCAAGATGGATGTCTATCGCGCCTCGGGTGCCGGCGGGCAGCACATCAACAAGACGTCGTCCGCGGTGCGGCTCACGCACATGCCGACCGGGACGGTCGTGGCGTGTCAGCAGGAGCGGTCGCAGCACAAGAACAAGGACACGGCGATGAAGATGTTGCGCGCCGCGCTCTATGCCCTGAAGCTCGAGGAGCAGGAGGCCGCCAAGGCAGTCCTCGAGGCGACCAAGAGCGACAACTCGTGGGGCAACCAGATCCGTTCGTATGTCTTCCAGCCGTATACGATGGTCAACGACCACCGCACCGAGCTGAAGCTGACCGACGTGCACGCGGTCATGGACGGCGACCTCGACGAACTGATCGAGGCGTATCTGAAGCGGAACGGAGGGACGGCCGCATGA
- a CDS encoding diguanylate cyclase — MPLPRRTILHCGSPEHPLPELYRRWAESTGMVVEFTDDPAEIEARILRGRGALLFVLDDEGHPEREAMVRRLKSDAYTAIVPVTILAGAHDANRVARWYEAGADEVLTPLFAPAEQRARLGALMARTERNVGVHPSTRLPGTIEIEREFRRRIDAAAGFAVCYADLDHFKEFNDRYSYYDGDRVIFVLSRILHDVVRGVVGPDGFVGHIGGDDFIFVVPAASHAEICAEILNVFDTLVPLQYSEQDRRAGYFFGKDRRGQLHRVPLMTLSIGVVTNAHRTFTHPAQISELATEMKSYAKTLPGSVYVVDRRRSDHEIRSGPGGRDARGS, encoded by the coding sequence GTGCCGCTGCCGCGTCGCACCATCCTTCACTGTGGCTCGCCAGAGCACCCGCTGCCGGAGTTGTATCGGCGGTGGGCTGAGAGCACAGGGATGGTTGTCGAGTTCACCGACGACCCCGCCGAAATCGAGGCGCGGATCCTCCGTGGGCGCGGTGCGCTCTTGTTCGTGCTGGACGACGAAGGGCACCCCGAACGGGAGGCGATGGTCCGTCGGCTGAAGAGCGACGCCTACACGGCGATCGTCCCGGTGACGATCCTTGCAGGGGCGCACGATGCCAATCGGGTGGCCCGCTGGTATGAGGCCGGTGCAGATGAGGTGTTGACGCCGCTCTTCGCCCCGGCCGAGCAGCGGGCCCGCCTTGGCGCCTTGATGGCGCGCACCGAGCGCAACGTCGGCGTCCATCCGTCGACGCGGCTGCCGGGCACCATCGAAATTGAGCGCGAATTCCGGCGTCGGATCGACGCCGCCGCGGGGTTCGCTGTCTGCTACGCCGATCTCGACCACTTCAAGGAGTTCAACGACCGCTACAGCTACTACGATGGCGATCGGGTGATCTTCGTGCTTTCCCGCATCCTCCACGACGTCGTCCGTGGCGTGGTGGGTCCGGACGGCTTCGTGGGGCACATCGGCGGCGACGACTTCATCTTCGTCGTGCCCGCGGCGTCGCACGCCGAGATCTGTGCCGAGATTCTGAACGTCTTCGACACCCTGGTGCCGTTGCAGTACAGCGAGCAGGATCGGCGGGCGGGCTACTTCTTCGGCAAGGACCGTCGCGGGCAGCTGCATCGCGTGCCGCTGATGACGCTGTCGATCGGCGTGGTGACCAATGCGCACCGGACCTTCACCCATCCGGCGCAGATCAGCGAGTTGGCCACCGAAATGAAGAGCTATGCCAAGACGCTTCCCGGCTCGGTCTACGTGGTGGACCGGCGCCGCAGTGATCATGAGATTCGCAGTGGGCCGGGTGGGCGCGATGCCCGCGGCTCCTGA
- a CDS encoding ATP--guanido phosphotransferase, which produces MTTDGLFPDGALPWLDATGPDSALVVSTRVRLARNLAGRPFWGRNSPLDRESVVRMVEAASGEAPGLSGAPVVRVDGLSKRERILLHERQLISRELAGLDASGRVRSGAGLLVGATASVMLNEEDHLRIQAFRSGFALAAAHADAAGAEADLGRRLSFAFHPEFGYLTSCPTNVGTGLRASVLMHIPALVMTREAAKVLHGLGQVGLTHRGLSGEGSEALGHLFQLSNQTTLGKSATELLDHLGRLVRQVVEYEERARVVLRRDAPTALEDQVWRAWGLLRHARALGFEEAVTLLSSVRLGVGMGILPAVARPILNRLLVLAQPAHVAQDAGTGLDDEALAMHRATLVRRLLADTEGGG; this is translated from the coding sequence GTGACCACTGACGGTCTCTTTCCGGATGGAGCACTCCCCTGGTTGGACGCGACCGGGCCAGATAGCGCCCTGGTCGTCTCCACCCGGGTGCGGCTGGCCCGGAACCTGGCCGGACGGCCGTTCTGGGGTCGGAATTCGCCGTTGGACCGCGAAAGTGTGGTCCGGATGGTCGAGGCGGCCTCCGGCGAGGCGCCGGGGCTCTCCGGGGCCCCTGTGGTCCGGGTGGACGGCCTCAGCAAGCGCGAGCGGATCCTCCTGCATGAGCGGCAGCTGATTTCGCGTGAACTGGCCGGGTTGGACGCCTCCGGGCGGGTCCGCTCGGGGGCCGGTTTGCTGGTCGGGGCGACCGCCTCGGTGATGCTCAACGAGGAGGACCACCTCCGCATTCAGGCGTTTCGGTCCGGCTTCGCGCTGGCGGCCGCACACGCCGATGCGGCGGGGGCGGAAGCCGATTTGGGGCGGCGTCTTTCCTTCGCCTTCCACCCCGAGTTCGGCTATCTTACGAGCTGTCCGACCAACGTCGGCACCGGCCTCCGCGCGTCGGTGCTGATGCACATCCCGGCGCTGGTGATGACCCGGGAAGCCGCGAAGGTGCTGCATGGATTGGGGCAGGTGGGGCTCACGCATCGGGGCCTCTCCGGCGAGGGCAGTGAAGCCCTTGGCCACCTCTTCCAGCTCTCCAATCAGACCACCCTCGGCAAGTCGGCGACGGAGCTCCTGGATCATCTGGGACGATTGGTCCGTCAGGTCGTGGAATACGAGGAACGGGCGCGGGTCGTCTTGCGGCGCGATGCCCCGACGGCCCTGGAAGATCAGGTGTGGCGTGCGTGGGGACTCCTCCGGCACGCCAGGGCCTTGGGCTTCGAAGAGGCAGTGACCCTGTTGAGCAGCGTCCGGCTGGGCGTCGGGATGGGCATCCTCCCGGCCGTGGCGCGACCGATCTTGAACCGGCTCCTGGTGCTGGCGCAGCCCGCGCACGTGGCCCAGGATGCCGGGACCGGCCTCGACGACGAGGCACTCGCGATGCACCGCGCCACATTGGTGCGTCGACTGCTGGCTGACACGGAGGGTGGCGGATGA
- a CDS encoding UvrB/UvrC motif-containing protein, whose translation MSLCVDCHQREAVVHLTQAEGGEVRTLHLCSRCAAERGVATDSDVGETPLGAFLAAMGSGGAMLAAAAAPDVHCPACDATLGDFQASGRLGCPTCWETFDRPLRELLRRVHGATRHVGEAPGQSAAGAGALTAVQQVARLEAVLAAAVAAERFEEAAELRDRLRQLREAAQ comes from the coding sequence ATGAGTCTCTGCGTTGACTGTCACCAGCGCGAGGCGGTGGTCCACCTGACGCAGGCGGAGGGGGGCGAAGTTCGGACGCTCCACCTCTGCAGCCGGTGTGCCGCGGAGCGCGGCGTGGCCACCGACTCCGACGTCGGGGAGACGCCACTCGGTGCGTTCCTGGCGGCCATGGGGAGTGGCGGCGCGATGCTGGCGGCGGCCGCTGCTCCGGACGTCCACTGCCCGGCATGTGATGCGACCCTCGGCGATTTCCAGGCATCGGGTCGATTGGGATGCCCCACCTGCTGGGAGACCTTCGATCGTCCCCTCCGCGAGCTGCTTCGGCGGGTGCACGGGGCGACCCGCCACGTGGGCGAGGCACCGGGGCAATCGGCTGCCGGAGCCGGGGCACTGACGGCGGTGCAGCAGGTGGCCCGATTGGAAGCCGTCCTGGCCGCCGCCGTGGCCGCAGAGCGCTTCGAGGAGGCGGCCGAGCTGCGGGACCGGCTCCGGCAGCTCCGGGAAGCGGCCCAGTGA
- a CDS encoding ABC transporter ATP-binding protein → MSLLLEGHDLVRRFMGGDGTPVEVLSGASLTMAPGECVAITGASGTGKSTLLHLLGALDRPDRGTVRLEGVSFADLDADALADVRNRRIGFVFQFHHLLRDFTATENVMMPLLIAGVAPADARRRAVAELARVGLEGRAASRVTVLSGGEQQRVALARALVPRPALLLADEPTGNLDVPTAARMHGLLLDAAREAGAAVVLVTHNPDLAALADRVLTLHAGVLCSADPAGTGE, encoded by the coding sequence ATGAGTCTCCTCCTCGAGGGTCACGATCTGGTTCGCCGCTTCATGGGCGGCGATGGCACCCCGGTCGAGGTGCTCAGCGGCGCGTCGCTCACGATGGCGCCGGGCGAATGCGTGGCGATCACCGGCGCCAGCGGGACGGGCAAGAGCACGCTGCTCCACCTGCTCGGTGCGCTCGATCGGCCTGATCGCGGGACGGTGCGGCTCGAAGGCGTCTCCTTTGCCGACCTGGATGCGGATGCGTTGGCCGATGTGCGGAATCGACGGATCGGATTCGTCTTCCAGTTCCATCATCTGCTGCGCGATTTCACCGCCACCGAGAACGTCATGATGCCGTTGCTGATCGCCGGCGTCGCGCCGGCCGATGCCCGCCGCCGTGCGGTCGCCGAGTTGGCGCGTGTCGGCCTCGAGGGGCGCGCCGCCTCGCGCGTGACGGTTCTGTCGGGCGGGGAGCAGCAGCGGGTGGCGCTGGCCCGCGCGCTGGTGCCGCGGCCGGCCCTGCTGCTGGCCGACGAGCCGACCGGCAATCTCGACGTGCCGACGGCGGCCCGGATGCACGGTCTGCTGCTCGATGCGGCGCGCGAAGCGGGGGCGGCGGTGGTGCTCGTGACCCACAATCCCGACCTTGCCGCCTTGGCTGACAGGGTTCTTACGCTTCATGCCGGCGTCCTCTGCTCGGCCGATCCGGCGGGGACCGGGGAATGA
- a CDS encoding ATP-dependent Clp protease ATP-binding subunit — protein MNGYNFTDRVRKVLQMAREEAARLHHEYVGTEHILLGLIREGEGVAAAVLTNLGVELEDVQQKIEETVKKGKAASAAGPELPYTSRAKKVLELAMVEARELNHSYVGTEHLLLGLLKEEKGIAAQVLTDAGISLEQARSETLRLLGSDLPAQPPASSAPAAGPQSVPPKGDKKSKTPALDHFCRDLTTLAAEGALDPTIGRAKEIERVMEILARRKKNNPVLIGEPGVGKTAIVEGLALLVANGNCPDVLRDHRVLSLDMAAVIAGTKYRGQFEERLKAVMNEIAASKNVILFIDELHTLVGAGAAEGAIDASNMLKPALARGELQCVGASTLNEYRKYIEKDGALERRFQTVVVEPPSIEETVEILKGLRGKYEDHHRVTIPDATLKAAAELSERYITDRFLPDKAIDVIDEAGARARLASQHPPAEVGALKLQLDQVTVEKEEAVRDQNFEKAAALRDRERDLQQQIRQVQEDWERERQTMRPIIDEEAVAFIVGRWTGIPVTRIQEAEASRLLRMEDELHVSVIGQDEAIKAVSRAIRRSRAGLKDPNRPIGSFIFSGPTGVGKTELARSLAKFLFSDPSAFIRVDMSEYMEKFSVSRLIGAPPGYVGYEESGTLTKAVRRKPYSVVLLDEIEKAHPDVFNILLQVLDEGHLTDNYGRVIDFKNTVVIMTSNVGARDIMQGKSLGFHAVDGAQSFAKMSETVKEEIGKVFNPEFINRLDDVIVFHPLAKEHIAKIVTVLLKDVMRRLGDEVRLTPAAIDFLADHGYDQSYGARPLKRAIQRYIEDPLSERILAADFVPGDEIEVDVAPEGDKLAFRALSESKA, from the coding sequence ATGAACGGCTACAACTTCACCGACCGCGTGCGGAAGGTGCTCCAGATGGCCCGCGAGGAAGCGGCCCGTCTGCACCACGAGTACGTCGGGACGGAGCACATTCTGCTCGGGCTGATTCGCGAGGGAGAGGGCGTCGCTGCGGCGGTGCTCACCAACCTTGGCGTCGAACTGGAAGATGTCCAGCAGAAGATCGAGGAGACGGTGAAGAAGGGAAAGGCGGCCTCGGCCGCCGGTCCGGAGCTGCCGTACACCTCGCGCGCGAAGAAGGTGCTCGAGTTGGCGATGGTCGAGGCGCGTGAGCTGAACCATTCCTACGTCGGCACCGAGCACCTGCTGCTCGGCCTGCTCAAGGAAGAGAAGGGGATTGCGGCGCAGGTCCTAACCGATGCCGGCATCTCGCTGGAGCAGGCGCGCAGCGAAACGCTCCGCTTGCTTGGCTCCGACCTCCCGGCGCAGCCGCCGGCGTCGTCGGCCCCGGCCGCCGGTCCGCAGAGCGTGCCGCCCAAGGGCGACAAGAAGTCGAAGACGCCGGCCCTCGATCACTTCTGCCGCGACCTGACGACCCTCGCCGCCGAGGGAGCCCTCGACCCGACGATCGGCCGGGCGAAGGAGATCGAGCGCGTCATGGAGATCCTGGCGCGGCGCAAGAAGAACAACCCGGTGCTGATCGGCGAGCCCGGCGTCGGCAAGACGGCGATCGTCGAGGGACTCGCGCTCCTGGTGGCGAACGGCAACTGTCCCGACGTGCTGCGCGACCATCGTGTCCTCTCGCTCGACATGGCGGCGGTCATCGCGGGCACCAAGTATCGCGGCCAGTTCGAGGAGCGGCTCAAGGCGGTGATGAACGAGATCGCGGCAAGCAAGAACGTGATCCTCTTCATCGACGAACTGCACACCCTGGTCGGCGCGGGTGCCGCCGAGGGAGCGATCGACGCCTCCAACATGCTGAAGCCCGCGCTGGCGCGCGGCGAGCTCCAGTGCGTCGGCGCCTCGACCCTCAATGAGTATCGCAAGTACATCGAGAAGGACGGCGCGCTTGAGCGCCGCTTCCAGACCGTGGTGGTCGAGCCGCCCTCGATCGAGGAGACGGTCGAGATCCTCAAGGGGCTGCGCGGCAAGTACGAGGACCACCATCGCGTGACCATCCCGGATGCCACGCTGAAGGCGGCGGCCGAACTCTCGGAGCGCTACATCACCGACCGGTTCCTGCCGGACAAGGCGATCGACGTGATCGACGAGGCGGGCGCGCGCGCACGGCTGGCGTCGCAGCATCCGCCCGCCGAGGTCGGCGCACTGAAGCTGCAGCTCGACCAGGTCACGGTCGAGAAGGAAGAGGCGGTCCGCGACCAGAATTTCGAGAAGGCGGCGGCGCTCCGCGATCGCGAGCGCGACCTGCAGCAGCAGATCCGCCAGGTGCAGGAGGACTGGGAGCGCGAGCGGCAGACGATGCGTCCGATCATCGACGAGGAGGCCGTCGCCTTCATCGTCGGCCGGTGGACGGGCATCCCGGTGACGCGCATCCAGGAAGCGGAGGCCTCGCGCCTGCTGCGCATGGAGGATGAGCTGCACGTGTCGGTGATCGGCCAGGATGAGGCGATCAAGGCGGTGTCGCGCGCCATCCGTCGCTCGCGGGCCGGCCTCAAGGACCCGAATCGCCCGATCGGCTCGTTCATCTTCTCCGGCCCCACGGGCGTCGGCAAGACCGAACTTGCCCGCTCGCTGGCGAAGTTCCTCTTCTCCGACCCCTCGGCGTTCATTCGCGTCGACATGTCGGAGTACATGGAGAAGTTCTCGGTCTCGCGGCTCATCGGGGCGCCCCCGGGCTACGTGGGCTACGAGGAATCGGGGACGCTGACCAAGGCGGTCCGCCGCAAGCCCTACTCGGTCGTGCTGCTCGACGAAATCGAGAAGGCGCATCCGGACGTCTTCAACATCCTGCTGCAGGTGCTCGACGAGGGCCACCTGACCGACAACTACGGCCGGGTGATCGACTTCAAGAACACCGTCGTGATCATGACGTCGAACGTCGGGGCGCGCGACATCATGCAGGGAAAGTCCCTCGGCTTCCACGCGGTCGACGGCGCGCAGAGCTTTGCCAAGATGTCGGAGACGGTCAAGGAAGAGATCGGCAAGGTCTTCAATCCGGAGTTCATCAACCGGCTCGATGACGTGATCGTCTTCCATCCGCTCGCGAAGGAGCACATCGCGAAGATCGTCACCGTCCTGCTCAAGGATGTCATGCGGCGCCTCGGCGACGAGGTGCGGCTCACGCCGGCGGCGATCGACTTCCTGGCCGATCATGGCTACGACCAGAGTTACGGTGCGCGCCCGCTGAAGCGCGCGATCCAACGCTACATCGAAGACCCGCTCAGCGAGCGGATTCTCGCTGCGGACTTCGTGCCGGGAGATGAAATCGAAGTGGACGTCGCCCCTGAAGGGGACAAGCTGGCCTTCCGGGCCCTGTCCGAGAGCAAGGCCTGA
- a CDS encoding zinc-ribbon domain-containing protein — MNVTCPQCASVFRVDPAKVPESGVRARCSVCAGLIAVRRPPISAPVLPPIDIPLPPVDVRPTPPPVESHMAAPLASEPVVEPEPLFEAPPVEAPPVEVSPSEVSPPPAPEIMVRDVAAPVMPPAVPFTTLPPEPTPAVRPAAPTPAPDAEAPRAAPNRFANPFLQQDPATRARRLARALVSDLVVYHPEKRQRGLADGTLKELFSEEIRKSWEEYSEQVGQEIATTTPWFTEALNEILAEGRPLFG, encoded by the coding sequence ATGAACGTTACCTGTCCGCAATGTGCTTCCGTCTTTCGGGTCGACCCGGCCAAGGTCCCCGAGTCCGGTGTCCGGGCGCGCTGTTCCGTCTGCGCGGGATTGATCGCCGTGCGCCGTCCGCCGATTTCGGCGCCGGTGCTTCCGCCGATCGACATTCCGCTGCCACCGGTTGACGTCCGGCCGACTCCACCGCCGGTCGAGTCCCACATGGCCGCGCCGTTGGCCTCCGAGCCGGTTGTCGAGCCCGAACCGTTGTTCGAGGCGCCACCGGTCGAGGCGCCACCGGTCGAGGTGTCGCCGAGCGAGGTGTCGCCACCGCCAGCACCCGAGATCATGGTCCGAGACGTCGCGGCGCCGGTGATGCCGCCGGCGGTGCCGTTCACGACGCTGCCCCCGGAGCCGACGCCGGCCGTTCGTCCCGCCGCGCCGACTCCGGCGCCCGACGCCGAGGCGCCGCGCGCAGCACCGAACCGCTTCGCCAATCCGTTCCTGCAACAGGATCCCGCGACGCGGGCGCGCCGACTGGCCCGCGCCCTCGTCTCCGATCTCGTTGTCTACCATCCGGAGAAGCGGCAGCGCGGGCTCGCCGACGGCACGCTGAAGGAACTTTTCTCCGAGGAGATCCGGAAGAGCTGGGAAGAGTATTCGGAGCAGGTGGGTCAGGAGATCGCCACCACCACACCCTGGTTCACCGAGGCGCTGAACGAGATCCTCGCCGAGGGGCGGCCGCTCTTCGGCTGA
- a CDS encoding ABC transporter permease yields MAARWWPTALERQIAVRYLRGQRGTRSASLQTIIAIAGIAIGVAALIVVLGVMTGLRNDLRDRILVAAPHLRVLTYGTSLRVDDWRAQLPKIRAVPGVVQVAPEVNTQTITLNADGYPEPAAVLGVEPGLGNNGVVQLDSVMTQGNLDFKPRAPDVDAAVVLGGRLAERLSVLPGDLLSIIPPRAVRRSRTLGTLTGTNVVPWTVEVTGTFETGMYTYDNTFMVMSRADAQRFAGLDTAITDIAVRVSDPWRAVAIARQLDTLLGLPYRTEAWQEQNSTLFAALELEKKAMAMVIFFIMLVAAFNIVGTLTMVVAFKTREIGILRAMGVTPSGIGRIFRTQGTTIGLVGTSIGLVLGLALSLAVDRGKLITLDPTVYFIDALPIRTEPLDVLAVVLTSLAIAVLATIPAARRASQLEPVEAIRAE; encoded by the coding sequence ATGGCCGCGCGCTGGTGGCCGACGGCGCTCGAGCGCCAGATCGCGGTCCGCTACCTGCGCGGACAGCGCGGCACCCGCAGTGCCTCGCTGCAGACCATCATCGCGATCGCGGGGATCGCCATCGGCGTGGCCGCGTTGATCGTGGTGCTCGGCGTGATGACCGGCCTCCGCAACGACCTCCGCGATCGCATCCTGGTCGCTGCCCCGCACCTGCGCGTCCTGACCTACGGCACGTCGCTGCGCGTCGATGATTGGCGCGCCCAGCTCCCGAAGATCCGGGCCGTCCCGGGCGTCGTGCAGGTGGCGCCCGAGGTGAACACCCAGACCATCACGCTGAACGCCGACGGCTACCCCGAACCGGCCGCGGTCCTCGGGGTGGAGCCCGGCCTGGGCAACAACGGCGTCGTCCAACTCGACTCGGTGATGACGCAGGGCAATCTCGACTTCAAGCCACGGGCCCCCGACGTCGATGCCGCCGTGGTGCTCGGAGGCCGTCTCGCAGAGCGGTTGTCGGTGCTCCCTGGCGACCTGCTCTCGATCATTCCGCCGAGGGCTGTTCGCCGGAGTCGAACGTTGGGCACGCTGACTGGTACCAACGTGGTGCCGTGGACTGTCGAGGTGACCGGAACGTTCGAGACCGGGATGTACACCTACGACAACACCTTCATGGTGATGTCACGGGCGGACGCGCAGCGGTTCGCCGGGCTCGACACCGCGATCACGGATATCGCCGTCCGGGTCAGCGACCCCTGGCGGGCGGTGGCGATCGCGCGGCAGCTGGACACGCTCCTCGGCCTCCCCTATCGGACCGAGGCGTGGCAGGAACAGAACAGCACGCTCTTCGCCGCCCTCGAGCTGGAGAAGAAGGCGATGGCCATGGTCATCTTCTTCATCATGCTGGTGGCGGCGTTCAACATTGTCGGAACGCTGACGATGGTGGTGGCGTTCAAGACGCGGGAGATCGGGATTCTCCGCGCCATGGGCGTCACGCCGTCGGGCATCGGCCGCATCTTCCGCACGCAAGGGACCACGATCGGCCTCGTGGGCACCTCCATCGGCCTCGTCCTCGGCCTGGCGCTTTCGCTGGCGGTCGATCGCGGCAAGCTGATCACGCTCGATCCGACCGTGTACTTCATCGACGCCCTGCCGATCCGCACCGAGCCGCTCGATGTGCTGGCCGTGGTGCTGACGTCGCTGGCGATCGCGGTGCTCGCGACCATCCCCGCCGCCCGCCGTGCCTCGCAGCTCGAGCCGGTGGAGGCAATCCGCGCCGAATGA
- the lysS gene encoding lysine--tRNA ligase translates to MSDPLLSRGHVEEGRRAKRTALEAMGVTPFAYAFARSHTAAAALALWDDAMGEDGPIVTVAGRLVALRGQGKTVFAHLEDASGRIQLYCRRDALVEAWAVLELLDLDDHVGVEGRLFRTRTGEVTLAVSAITLLAKSLRPLPRGKVETLEDGSNVVHGGLTDPEVRYRQRYADFAVHPELRDTFRLRARVIAYIRRFLDDRDFLEVETPVLQPLYGGASARPFVTHHNALDMPLFLRIADELYLKRLLVGGFERVYEIGHDFRNEGMDRTHNPEFTMLEWYMAYADYHDVLAMFEELLSGLVQATLGGVQLERQGHALDFTAPYRRVSFVEGIRDTSGLDVLNDSEATLRAYLVTRGEPAESAATMAGGRLLDEVFKVTLEPTLVQPTFVVDYPRALSPLAKPHRDDPRLTERFEFFVLGREIANAFSELNDPDDQRARFEDQVAQRAAGDDEAQQFDADYIRALEYGMPPTGGIGVGIDRLVMLLADEASIRDVILFPAMRPESTGAAPAAPEG, encoded by the coding sequence ATGAGTGATCCGCTGCTGAGTCGGGGTCATGTCGAAGAGGGGCGGCGCGCCAAGCGCACCGCCCTTGAGGCGATGGGCGTGACACCGTTCGCCTACGCCTTTGCCCGCAGTCACACCGCCGCCGCGGCCCTCGCGCTGTGGGACGACGCGATGGGCGAGGACGGACCGATCGTGACGGTCGCGGGTCGCCTGGTGGCGCTGCGCGGCCAGGGGAAGACCGTCTTCGCACACCTCGAAGACGCCTCCGGCCGGATCCAGCTCTACTGCCGGCGCGATGCCCTCGTCGAGGCATGGGCGGTGCTCGAATTGCTCGACCTCGACGATCACGTCGGCGTCGAGGGCCGACTCTTCCGGACCCGGACCGGCGAGGTGACCCTCGCGGTGTCGGCCATCACGCTCCTCGCCAAGAGTCTCCGGCCGTTGCCGCGCGGGAAGGTCGAGACCCTCGAGGACGGCAGCAACGTGGTGCACGGCGGGCTGACCGATCCCGAGGTCCGCTACCGGCAGCGCTATGCCGACTTCGCCGTGCATCCCGAGCTCCGCGACACCTTCCGGCTGCGCGCCCGGGTGATCGCCTACATCCGCCGCTTCCTCGACGACCGCGACTTCCTCGAGGTCGAGACGCCGGTGCTGCAGCCGCTCTATGGCGGCGCCTCGGCCCGCCCGTTCGTGACGCACCACAACGCGCTCGACATGCCGCTCTTCCTGCGCATCGCGGACGAGCTGTACCTCAAGCGCCTGCTCGTGGGTGGCTTCGAGCGCGTCTACGAGATCGGCCACGACTTCCGCAACGAGGGGATGGACCGGACGCACAATCCCGAGTTCACCATGCTCGAGTGGTACATGGCGTATGCCGATTACCACGACGTGCTGGCGATGTTCGAGGAGCTGCTGAGCGGGCTGGTGCAGGCGACGCTCGGTGGCGTGCAGCTGGAGCGGCAGGGGCATGCGCTCGACTTCACCGCGCCGTACCGTCGGGTCTCGTTCGTCGAGGGCATTCGCGACACCTCGGGGCTGGACGTCCTGAACGATTCCGAGGCCACGCTCCGCGCCTATCTCGTGACGCGTGGCGAGCCGGCCGAGTCGGCGGCGACGATGGCGGGTGGTCGCTTGCTCGACGAGGTCTTCAAGGTCACGCTCGAGCCGACGCTGGTGCAGCCGACGTTCGTGGTCGACTATCCCCGCGCCCTCTCGCCGCTCGCCAAGCCGCATCGTGACGATCCGCGGCTGACCGAACGCTTTGAGTTCTTCGTGCTCGGCCGCGAGATCGCGAACGCCTTCTCCGAGCTCAACGATCCGGACGATCAGCGGGCGCGGTTCGAGGATCAGGTCGCGCAGCGCGCGGCGGGTGACGACGAGGCACAGCAGTTCGACGCCGACTACATCCGCGCACTTGAGTACGGGATGCCACCGACCGGCGGGATCGGTGTCGGCATCGATCGGTTGGTGATGCTGCTCGCCGACGAGGCCTCGATCCGCGACGTGATCCTCTTCCCGGCGATGCGCCCCGAATCCACCGGCGCCGCGCCGGCCGCCCCCGAGGGCTGA